In Aspergillus chevalieri M1 DNA, chromosome 7, nearly complete sequence, the sequence TCAATGCTTTGAGCCGCGATGACTACTATCGGCTGGCTGCATTACTGCGAGAAATCGCCCAGCGGGAAGAAATCCTGGTGACGCTTCTTCTTGGCAAGGGCCGCTTTTTCTCAGCGTAAGTCACTTCATCTCTTCCCACCATAGACAATAAATTCCATCCgcttaaaaaaaaaaaaatcaaaaacaGAGGCGCCGATATATCTAGCCAATccccagacctgggcaccatggaTCCCCGCCACTTCTGGCTCCCCGCCCTCGCAGTCAACAACATCGAGCTAGCAGACGCCTTCTACTCGCACCCCAAAATCCTAGTAACAGCGCTAAACGGGCCCGCCATCGGCCTCTCAGCAGCCATGATCGCTCACTCGGATCTCATCTTCGCCACCCCAGAAGCCTACCTCCTCACCCCGTTCTCCTCGCTCGGCCTCGTCACAGAGGGAGGCGCGAGTATCGCCTTCGTGCAGCGCATGGGCATCAGCAAGGCCAAAGAGGCGTTGCTGTTTAGCCGCAGGATTACCGCGGAGGAGTTGTTGCGGAGCGGGTTTGTGAATCGGATTTTGGATGGTGGGAAGGATGAGGGGAGGTTTCGGGAGATGGTGAGGGGGGAGATTGAGGGGTGGGTTGGGGGGCATTTGCTGGGGTCGAGTGTTTTGGGGATTAAGGAACTTTTGAGGGCACCGGGGGATCGGGAATTTGGAAATCAGGCTGTGAAGGAGTTTATGGGGGGTTTGAGGAGGTTTGCTGAGGGGATTCCGCAGGCGGAGTTCGAGAAGATTGCGACTGGGGCGAAGAGGCATAAACTTTGAGATAGGGCTTTTGTAGAGACGGGAATATGTGAGAAGTTCTCCAATATTATCGGTCTCACGTGTCCCTACAGATGTGTATCGATGAAAGCGTGGTGTAAAGATCACCTGTATAGTAGCATGCAGCTTCAATCGGACCAGAATGAGCAAGAGACTGAAAAAGCTGTAGTTGGAATAGTTTGACAAGGGACTTACTAAATTTTTGAACTATCTTGCAGGTATCTTGCCTCGTTAGAGACCATGCCATCTCTGTCCGCGTACTTCCATGTCATCGATGAAAAAGGACTACGATTCTTTTTCCTGCGAAGCGAACTGAAAAGTATGAAGCCGATGGTCTACCAACACGCGCTATGATAAATCCTACTCTTTGCCAGTCTTTCTTCAGACTTCACGACATTGTGCATCTTATGCCCATAAAGCCATGCGAAAAGCCTTTTCCACGTCAACTGGTCGCCATCCAGGAGAGCGACCAAGACAAATGCACGTGCTAATCAAATCTAGAAACGATGAGACTAGTTCAGAAACCAAAACAGGGGCGAAAATCCTCACTTTTGATCAGGCTCGAGACGTTTACTGCGGCCTGGTTTGATATGCCCCGTCGGGGCTCCATAGGTGGGCCCGTTAGGAAACGAGCCCCTTTCTCTTGGAGAAATCCTTCAAGATCTCGAATATCAAACCAACTCCCATACATGCCCACTTGAGCCTCCGAGGATAATATGGACAGGGGATCCTCCTGAATTGGGACTTGGTTCTGGCTGAGGCCCGATGATGAACCCCGGGGATAATGTGTCCCCGCACCGCCCACGCTAAAGAACGGAATCTCTTGCCACTCAACCATATTCTCGGGATGGATACGAGCTTGTATTGCGGACTCGAAGTAGGAGGTGAGATCCTCGCGACTCAACACGCTGAGAAGGAATCGGAATTTCCGCCGGAGATCGTCCAATCTGACTGATGGACTTCGCAAAGAAAAGTACGCATGGTAGCAGCAAGCTAGGCGAAGTTGGCGGATGAAGAGTGGCATATCCACAACTGAGATAGTTGTAGTGTCGAATAGGAGTGGCGAACCGTGGCCCAGGGGTGTTGGGGCGTCTTGAGGGTTATTATTGGCCTGAAAGACGGACTGAGTAATGGAAGAGGTGACTGCGCATGAGATGAAGATATTGTATTTGATGATGAGAtatcctgctcctgctctgCTGGCAAGGATGAGGGTGGCGCCTCTTCTCTCATGGGAGAGCTGGGCATGCCTTCGTCGGCCGTTGAGCTAGAATTGACCAGAGACTTACAAGCATTCATGGTATCCTGCAGATGGTTTTGAAGATCAGGATTTGACGATAGCACATCAGCTTGTTCCAAAAGCTCCCCAAATGAATGGATAGCCGTGTTCATCGTCTGCATTGCTGTCTCCAGTTCGGCGATTCGGGCTTCATATTTCGACAAAGCCTCTTCTTTACGTGAGCGATAAGCACGTTGTGCCAGTCGAATCTGGGCCCTGCGGCGCTATATCCAGACTAGGGTTAATGAAAAAGTTCTACACAGTGGAAATATCATGCGCGCACCTCTTCCGGCAGTTCTCCCGTTGAACCATCATGGTTCTTCCGTGGTCTACCACGTTTTTTATGCGACAACTTCGCATGCGACTGATCGCTGTCCCGAGAATTTGGGGGTTTCTGTGTTCTTGGTCCAGACTAACCAGACGATGTCTGGTTTGTGGTTTCTACGTATCTGCCATATGGCGGCGATTCCTCGGTATTATCGCGGGACTGTTGATTGAGTGACCCACGCATAGGATATGAAGACGCCGACAGCAACGAGATAAGTTCCGATGGAAATAGATCCATAGTGCTGAGTACGATAAAGATGAAGCAATGCAGTGATAGACTAACGTCAAGTTAGTAACTGATTGTTAAGTAACCTTTTAGTAATCATCTCGGCTGATCAGTAAACGAAAATGTCGTTGAGCCGAGGCTTTACTGACTACTCGTTATATGCATTTTTGGCTTCATGCAGGTGCTCGTATGTATCAATGATTTTAGAGACATTCCCTGCCTGCATCATGGCTACCACTCTAGCGCAACATGTCTCCCTGGACAAAGTCCACGACCACTACATCTCCACACACCTCCCCCAGCGCATGGGGAACTCAGCCCCAATCGCCTACGGAGGCTACGCCATAGCCCTCGCTATCCACGCCGCATGCAAAACCGCCCCAGATAGATTCCACCTCTACTCCGCCATGGGCCACTACCTGCGAGCAGTCAGCACAGAAGAAAACCTACTCTTCACGCCCATCCAATTGCGCAAAACGAAGAACTTTGTGACCTACCGCGTGGCAGTAGAGCAGCGATTCCCCGACTCCGGTGAGTTACGGCTGTGTATGGAGCTCCTGGCGGATTTCCATAAGGATGAGCCGTCTGTTCTCGAGTATTCGGCGCGACCTACGCGGAAGTATAGTCATTGGCGGGATTGCGTGTCGTGGGAAGACCTCGTGGAGAAGGATTGGGTGACGCCTGGCAGGATTTCCAAAGCGCAGGCTAAGGTGTTCAATACACTCTTTGGGCTATCGCGAGATATCCTCGAAAACCGTCCGTGCCCGGAAGGCGTCACATCTCAGaacttgttgggattggccAAGAACGCTGAAACCACCCAGGACGAGCTGTCTCCGACAGCAAAATCATCTGGAGATTGGATCCGGGCGAAGCATCCCTTGCAGACAGAGGGGGAACAGATCGCCAGTCTGGGATTCATTATGGATGGCGCCTTGTCTTTCTTACCTCTGGCCCACAACCATATGTTCTTCCATGATGTGTCGGCATGTTCGAGTCTGGATTTTGCGCTACGGATTTTCTCGCCGCAGCCCACAATGGAAGAGTGGCATTTGCGGGAGGTTGTTAGCCACCGTGCGGGACATGGGCGTACTTATAGTGAGAGCAAGCTGTGGGATGAACGGGGGGAGTTGGTCGCTTCTATGACGCAGCAGTGTATTTTGCGGGTTCCTAATAGGGCGAAGATGTGATTATGTATTTCCTTTGTGGTAGAATGTATTTCTAGCTATATTAGACAATTAGACGGGTTTGGCCATAGGCAACTAGATCAGTAATCCAAATACGGCTGCTTGGGATCAGTAATACAATCGGGTGCCGATGGATTTGACCTTTGGAACCGAGGAGATGCAGAGTACAAATAGTAGGCTCAAACGAGTTCATCTACAAAATATCATACGCCTTCTTCACGAAATTCCCTGTCTGCTCTTCGAAATCGCAATGGCGAGACTCCAAGTAGACACCTACGTCTCCCCAGCCATACTAGTCACAACCGGCTCTCAAGACCCAACCAAGCAATGGTGGTCCCCAATCACAAGTACCCTAATTCATGGCCCCACATCCGCAGTCCTAGTCGACACCCCGATACCAATCAACCAGACCGAAAACCTAGCAAACTGGATCAAAAAGACCATTCCCGGAAAGGAACTAAAGTACATCTACACAACTCATGCACATGGGGACCATTACCTGGGAAACCCAGTCCTCCTGGGACACTTCTCGAATGCCAAAAGCATCGCGACATCCCTCGTGGCCAACGAGATTAAGAAGACACTAGCCATCGCGGTCCCAAGATGGGAAGTGTGGTTTCCCAACGGCCAGATTCTCAAGGAGGGCCTGGTCGCTCCCGAAGCTCTCCCGGCGAACGGGGCATTTTCGATCGACGGATGCGGTTTCCTTGGAATTGACGTTGTGCATTCCGACACAATTGCATCGTCCTTCCTGCACGTGCCGGACCTTGACCTCGTCGTGGCGGGGGACATTGTTTACGGCGACTGTTTTCAGTTCCTGGCTGAGGCCACAACTgcggagaagaggaggaattggCTGGATGCTCTTGACCAGATTGCCGCTTTGAAGCCGAGCATCGTGGTCCCGGGTCATAAGCGGGCGTCGCAGGCGGATGGGCCGTACTTGGTTGATGCGACTAGGGAGTATATACTGGCGTTTGAGGAGGAATTGAGCCGGTTGGGGATGCGGAGAGGGTTGAAGAGGCCATGAAGAAGAGGTATCCGCTGAGATGGAATGGATATCTTCTGGAGCGGAGCTGTAAGAGTTCTGTTGCCGCTTTGTGATTTCTGTACATAATTGCCCCAATCTATCTTCGGGAATAGTGCGCAATCACGACTACCGTGTGCGAATGCCATCCGTTGCATTACACATAGAGTTCCCCCTCCCCATTTACAAGCAGCGTCAACTTGTTTTAGTATCCctggtacggagtacgtactCTGAAGTGACCAAGTAACCGGGCCGAGGGCCGAGCAATGAATATTAATCAACACCTCCGCTCCAGCCGCTATTCAGATGGCATATAACTCTTGTCTAAGCCAAGCCCTAAGCATAGTTAGTTCAGATATACCCATAACCTTTCAATAAAGTACCAAATAACGTCAACGATGCCCGCCTCCGCAAACATCCCACCGCTTATACTGCCATTCATCAGTGACCGCGCGAAGAAAATACTAGATCTGGTATGATCCCTGGATTTAACAGTATAATCCAGCTTCTTTCAAGCTGACTGAAACAATCGCAGGTGGAGAAATTCGTGGACGAGCAATGCATCCCCGCGCATGCTCTCTTCGACGCACAACTAGGCCACGGCGCCTCACGATGGCAGACGAAACCAGCGGTCCTGGAAAAGCTCAAAGCGGAAGCTCGTCAGCTCGGTCTTTGGAATATGTTTCTGGGCCGCGACCATGGAGCTGGGTTATGTAGTGTCGAATATGCGTTGATGGCGGAGTATCTGGGGAAGAGTTATATTGCCTCTGAGGTAAGTTATCATCATGGCATCCATCTATGTAACAAATGATTGATGCAAAATGCTGCAACATAGGCGACAAATAACTCGGCTCCCGACACCGGGAATATGGAACTCCTGGAAAAGTATGGCACAGAGGCGCAAAAGCAGCAATGGCTGGTCCCGCTGTTGGAAGGTCGAATCCGGTCCGCGTTCTTGATGACCGAGCCAGACATTGCCGCCAGCGATGCACGGAATATTCGATGTGATATTCAtcgggatggggatggttaCGTTCTCAACGGCTCGGTGTGTTATCATCCATTAGACCTATGCTACTCCGATCAGAGTGGGCTGACTTGTCAGAAATGGTGGTCGTCAGGCGCCGGCGATCCAACCTGCGAGCTCTATATTGTGATGGGTCAAACCACCAATACATCTTCTGAAAACCCGTATGGCCGGCATTCAGTGGTCTTGGTGCCTACGAATACGCCCGGTATAACAGTCCATCGCATGTTATCCGTATATGGGTATGATGACGCACCACACGGACACGGCCATATCACCCTCAAGAACGTCCGCGTACCAGCCTCCAGCATAGTACTGGGCGAAGGACGAGGTTTCGAGATTATCCAAGGCCGTCTGGGCCCCGGTCGAATCCACCACGCAATGCGCACGATCGGCGCGGCCGAGAGCGCACTGGAATGGATGATAGCCCGAGTCAACGACGAAAGGAAAGCATTCAGACCGTCGCATTCCGCCCACGCGATGTTCCAGGAATGGATCGCCAAGTCGCGCATCGAAATCGACGCAGCGAGAATGACCGTCCTGAACGCCGCCGTTAAGATTGACCAGGAAGGTGCTAAAGCTGCACTTAGAGAGATCGCTATGGCTAAGGTTCTTGTGCCTCACATGGCTTTGCAGGTTATTGACCGGGCTGTTCAAGCTTTcggtgctgctggtgttTGTCAAGACACGCCGCTGCCGGGTCTCTGGGCGTCGGCTCGGACAATTCGCATTGTTGATGGGCCGGATGAAGTGCATTTGCAACAACTGGGCCGGAGGGAAGGCCAGCGGATGGGTGAAGCTGTGTAGGAAAGACTTCGTTGGCAAAGCGCGGAGATTGATAGACTGTTGTCTTTGAGTGGCTTTGGGCCTGCGGTATTCTCGGGAGGATATATCCCTAAGGCAAATCTGTAGGTTTTTGTCCCAGTATAGTGCGTATTGTCAGATACGTGTTGCCGATACGCGCAAGTTGTGAAGTCAGATAGGGCTACTATACGTAGCTGGTGCTCTAAAGAAGCCAGGTTCAAATATAGCATCCTAAATACCCTGCTATTCAGTTCTGATATCGATTCCGAGTTTGTATTGTAAATATATGATAGGTTGGTTAATTGAATAGAATATATGTGAGCTGCATGATATAGCGTGTTGAATAATGAGCGTTGAGCAACTTAAAGGAATAAAGGAGTATACAGCCGTCCACAGACCAGACCAGACCACTCGATTTACGTTACGACACAATCAAAGCTCCGGTTGTATAGTATGAACAGTTCTTGTTTCTAACTCATGAAGCGCATCGTCGAGTGGGGAGCACCGACTCTGAGCTGTAAATAATATACTATCAGAGACGTGGTGGAGTGAAAGAAGCTTGATTGCTCGTCAACGTCGAGACCTACCGGAGGAAAAGCCTCATCGTGAGAAAAGTATATACAAAAGACAGCATTTATTTCCAGTTCTAATCGTCATCCGCAGAAACGGATATTTTCCCCATCATCTAACCGGGTATGCTGAC encodes:
- a CDS encoding enoyl-CoA hydratase/isomerase family protein (COG:I;~EggNog:ENOG410PJ85;~InterPro:IPR001753,IPR029045;~PFAM:PF16113,PF00378;~go_function: GO:0003824 - catalytic activity [Evidence IEA]), with product MSTNQTVSIEYTGKTAIITLDNPKKLNALSRDDYYRLAALLREIAQREEILVTLLLGKGRFFSAGADISSQSPDLGTMDPRHFWLPALAVNNIELADAFYSHPKILVTALNGPAIGLSAAMIAHSDLIFATPEAYLLTPFSSLGLVTEGGASIAFVQRMGISKAKEALLFSRRITAEELLRSGFVNRILDGGKDEGRFREMVRGEIEGWVGGHLLGSSVLGIKELLRAPGDREFGNQAVKEFMGGLRRFAEGIPQAEFEKIATGAKRHKL
- a CDS encoding uncharacterized protein (COG:L;~EggNog:ENOG410Q1CR;~TransMembrane:1 (i21-40o)); translation: MLLNGRRRHAQLSHERRGATLILASRAGAGYLIIKYNIFISCAVTSSITQSVFQANNNPQDAPTPLGHGSPLLFDTTTISVVDMPLFIRQLRLACCYHAYFSLRSPSVRLDDLRRKFRFLLSVLSREDLTSYFESAIQARIHPENMVEWQEIPFFSVGGAGTHYPRGSSSGLSQNQVPIQEDPLSILSSEAQVGMYGSWFDIRDLEGFLQEKGARFLTGPPMEPRRGISNQAAVNVSSLIKSEDFRPCFGF
- a CDS encoding thioesterase family protein (COG:S;~EggNog:ENOG410PNIG;~InterPro:IPR003703,IPR029069,IPR042171;~PFAM:PF13622;~go_function: GO:0047617 - acyl-CoA hydrolase activity [Evidence IEA];~go_process: GO:0006637 - acyl-CoA metabolic process [Evidence IEA]) — protein: MGNSAPIAYGGYAIALAIHAACKTAPDRFHLYSAMGHYLRAVSTEENLLFTPIQLRKTKNFVTYRVAVEQRFPDSGELRLCMELLADFHKDEPSVLEYSARPTRKYSHWRDCVSWEDLVEKDWVTPGRISKAQAKVFNTLFGLSRDILENRPCPEGVTSQNLLGLAKNAETTQDELSPTAKSSGDWIRAKHPLQTEGEQIASLGFIMDGALSFLPLAHNHMFFHDVSACSSLDFALRIFSPQPTMEEWHLREVVSHRAGHGRTYSESKLWDERGELVASMTQQCILRVPNRAKM
- a CDS encoding MBL fold metallo-hydrolase (COG:S;~EggNog:ENOG410PNYW;~InterPro:IPR001279,IPR036866;~PFAM:PF00753); translated protein: MARLQVDTYVSPAILVTTGSQDPTKQWWSPITSTLIHGPTSAVLVDTPIPINQTENLANWIKKTIPGKELKYIYTTHAHGDHYLGNPVLLGHFSNAKSIATSLVANEIKKTLAIAVPRWEVWFPNGQILKEGLVAPEALPANGAFSIDGCGFLGIDVVHSDTIASSFLHVPDLDLVVAGDIVYGDCFQFLAEATTAEKRRNWLDALDQIAALKPSIVVPGHKRASQADGPYLVDATREYILAFEEELSRLGMRRGLKRP
- a CDS encoding uncharacterized protein (COG:I;~EggNog:ENOG410PH69;~InterPro:IPR006091,IPR009075,IPR013786,IPR009100, IPR036250,IPR037069;~PFAM:PF02770,PF00441,PF02771,PF08028;~go_function: GO:0016627 - oxidoreductase activity, acting on the CH-CH group of donors [Evidence IEA];~go_function: GO:0050660 - flavin adenine dinucleotide binding [Evidence IEA];~go_process: GO:0055114 - oxidation-reduction process [Evidence IEA]), translated to MPASANIPPLILPFISDRAKKILDLVEKFVDEQCIPAHALFDAQLGHGASRWQTKPAVLEKLKAEARQLGLWNMFLGRDHGAGLCSVEYALMAEYLGKSYIASEATNNSAPDTGNMELLEKYGTEAQKQQWLVPLLEGRIRSAFLMTEPDIAASDARNIRCDIHRDGDGYVLNGSKWWSSGAGDPTCELYIVMGQTTNTSSENPYGRHSVVLVPTNTPGITVHRMLSVYGYDDAPHGHGHITLKNVRVPASSIVLGEGRGFEIIQGRLGPGRIHHAMRTIGAAESALEWMIARVNDERKAFRPSHSAHAMFQEWIAKSRIEIDAARMTVLNAAVKIDQEGAKAALREIAMAKVLVPHMALQVIDRAVQAFGAAGVCQDTPLPGLWASARTIRIVDGPDEVHLQQLGRREGQRMGEAV